One stretch of Gloeocapsa sp. DLM2.Bin57 DNA includes these proteins:
- a CDS encoding DUF4351 domain-containing protein, producing the protein MKKADIGSKRLISLAPNNWIRWITQRQDLTFCEFLSGEFQWLSRENDVLMKIVGKKEGEFLMLNELQLRYQDNGPLRMRVYAALAQERYNLPVYPVLINILPHVKNPNIPNFYEEEFMGIRSYQSYRVVNLWEVPVELVFRDNISSLLPFVPILKGGGEEVVVREAVRKLREEEELTDLEPLLSFFASFVLEMPLVQEIMRWDMVILRESPWYQEILKEGLQLGEERGREEGEANLLIRLLSKRFGEIDPSLESRIRQLGVSQREGLGESIFDFSSWGDVSDWLDNQVQG; encoded by the coding sequence ATTAAAAAAGCAGATATAGGGAGTAAACGTTTAATTAGTCTAGCACCCAATAATTGGATTAGATGGATTACACAGAGACAAGATTTAACTTTTTGTGAGTTTCTCTCGGGAGAATTTCAGTGGTTAAGTCGGGAAAATGATGTGCTGATGAAAATAGTGGGGAAAAAAGAAGGTGAATTCTTGATGCTAAACGAATTGCAACTCCGTTATCAAGACAATGGACCCTTGAGAATGAGAGTGTATGCAGCTTTAGCTCAAGAGAGATATAATTTACCTGTGTATCCAGTACTGATTAACATTTTACCACATGTCAAGAATCCCAACATCCCCAATTTCTACGAAGAAGAATTTATGGGGATTAGAAGTTATCAAAGTTATCGAGTGGTCAACTTATGGGAAGTACCAGTAGAATTAGTATTTAGAGACAACATCTCAAGTTTATTACCCTTTGTACCTATTTTAAAGGGAGGAGGGGAGGAAGTAGTAGTCAGAGAAGCAGTAAGGAAGTTAAGAGAAGAGGAAGAGTTAACAGATTTAGAACCTTTATTATCGTTTTTTGCGTCTTTTGTCTTAGAAATGCCGTTAGTTCAAGAAATAATGAGGTGGGATATGGTTATACTTAGAGAATCTCCTTGGTATCAAGAAATTTTGAAGGAAGGTTTACAATTGGGAGAAGAAAGAGGGAGAGAAGAAGGAGAAGCTAATTTATTAATACGTTTACTCTCCAAGCGATTTGGTGAAATTGACCCCTCTTTAGAATCGCGAATACGTCAACTAGGAGTCTCTCAAAGAGAAGGGTTAGGAGAAAGTATCTTTGATTTTTCTAGTTGGGGTGATGTATCTGATTGGTTAGACAATCAAGTCCAAGGGTAA